In Carya illinoinensis cultivar Pawnee chromosome 9, C.illinoinensisPawnee_v1, whole genome shotgun sequence, the following are encoded in one genomic region:
- the LOC122277025 gene encoding uncharacterized protein LOC122277025, translated as MGDIKKEGGLRFRDIDNFNKAMLAKQGWMLQTKVDSLTTRILKEKYYRKGQFVEAKLGYKPSYMWRSLLAAQGLVKAGSVWRVGNGKSIAIWIDNWLPNAAGFKVSSPVNRLEVDSKAVNSILPTRQNLRQRRVIEDASCPICGLKDETIDHVLWSCPAAADVWAENDSGLQKWICEEKEFFNIWSDMQETLQKNKVAEAVMILRGLWTRRNNLVFEGKFESPTRVVTNALSRLKCFQAS; from the exons ATGGGAGATATTAAGAAGGAAGGTGGGCTCAGGTTCAGAGACATTGATAATTTTAACAAAGCCATGCTTGCCAAGCAAGGGTGGATGCTACAAACTAAGGTTGATTCATTGACAACAAGAATTTTGAAGGAGAAGTATTATAGAAAGGGCCAATTTGTTGAGGCTAAGCTTGGATATAAACCTTCCTATATGTGGAGGAGTTTATTGGCTGCACAAGGTTTGGTCAAAGCAGGAAGTGTGTGGAGAGTGGGAAATGGTAAGAGTATTGCCATTTGGATTGATAACTGGCTTCCCAATGCTGCAGGTTTCAAAGTTAGTTCCCCAGTCAATCGGTTAGAGGTTGATTCCAAG GCTGTAAACAGCATCTTGCCTACAAGACAGAATTTAAGGCAGAGGAGAGTTATTGAAGATGCTTCCTGCCCTATTTGTGGTCTAAAGGATGAAACTATTGATCATGTGCTATGGTCGTGTCCAGCTGCTGCTGATGTTTGGGCAGAAAATGATAGTGGTTTGCAAAAGTGGATCTGTGAGGAAAAGGAATTCTTTAATATCTGGTCTGATATGCAGGAAACTTTGCAGAAAAACAAGGTAGCAGAGGCAGTTATGATCTTGAGAGGCTTATGGACAAGAAGGAATAACTTGGTCTTTGAAGGCAAGTTTGAGAGTCCAACCAGAGTTGTCACCAATGCTTTATCCAGGCTTAAGTGCTTTCAAGCATCTTGA